The Oryzias latipes chromosome 8, ASM223467v1 genomic interval GTGACACAAATATATTCCTGATGCGAGCGGGGCCATTGATTTTTCTTCAGTTTGGGGGAATTAATCCATGCTGGGCACAAATCATCTTTAAAGCAGCACCCTGGATGCGTTTTGTCGCTGGGTAATTTAGGCGTCCGGATGCGCAGGCATGCTCTGTCAACTTAAAGCCCTCATCTTCAGTCTTGCCCtcttaaaaaaagcacacaccCACCCTCATAAGCATACAGGCAGGCAGACGCCAACACACTCACGCTCAGATTAATGTCAAGGACTTTCCTCTTTAGAattctaaaacattaaaaatgcagaTTAAAGCCACATTTCCTCATATACACCTACTTTGCTGTGGGGTATTCTGCTGGCTTGTCCCTTTTTATTCCCCACCCTCCCTCCTCAAAGTGGCAGCAAATGTAATCCTCCTTAATGGATGtgtaatatttacatttataccATAATCGCTTAAACATTCATTTACAGGGCCGTATTTGGTTGTTCGTGGTCCTGACAGCCTATTCATCAAAAAGTAAATGTGCAGAACCTCGCGTCCCCTTCAGCAATCAATCAATACGCTCTTCCCGCAGCTAGCATCGGTGCAGATATATATCAGGCCAAAATTAATCACTGTGAAGTTTGCATACCCCCCCGCAACTTAATCACCCCCACCCATTACCCTGTCTTTGTGAACCTTTACCTTTGAAGACCGTTTTGATGACTAAAGGGATTGATCAAAATGACCCATTCTCAGTGCTGATTAAATTGTAAGAGTTTATGCCGCGAATCaccaaatgaaaaaagatttgCACCTACATTCACTGATTGGACCCGTGGCTTAAAGATATTGAGTTGAGTGGGCTTCACGTCATAGCTCCTCCATAATTGCCATAATTTGTTGATATTTTCACAGTTTTACCAAAATATTAGCATCTCCACAACATATGGACAGTTTACTTGGttctttaaagggttaaaatctTCTAAATTAGACAAAGTTAGACAGTTTTGATGAGTTTAATAACTGGTAAACTCTTCACTGAAATATCCATCCAtgttcagaacctgctgaatctcttttggggttgaagggttgctggagccaaaccagctactgttgggcaaatgTGGgctacatcctggacaggtcatcacattcacattcacaccaagggGCAATTTCTAATCCCCAATGAACCCATGAAGCGTGTTTGTGGGAAGCCAAAGTCCCCAGAAAAAATACATGTGCACGAGATGAACATTCGATTTGAGCCAGTGAGGTGAGAGCTTTAACCCAGCCCCCACTAAAAAATTTCTGATAAAATTAAGAGCCTAATCATCTACAAACCATATATTACTTCTGTTAGATTTGCATGATTTTTTAATGTTCGCATTTAGGGAAAAAAGgaattcaatatttattttgcataaataaaatattaaaattgcaGAAATGTGGTCATAATTATGGTAAATGGTTCAAGTCTCTATAGTTTTAAGGTGGTTGATTGTTGTTTCAGAGATTTGTGAAAGGAAAACAAGTCACCACAAGGTTGTGCAAATCTTTACCTGTGTTGACAGTTTTTTAGGCGACTACcttttggtcttttattttattcttgttatgcTCATTGGATACGAAAATTAACCTTATAACCAAACCAAATAGTGAATAACCACACAAAACGTAAAAAGCcacatttctttaaatctgcaacttaaattattatttttaaaaaatgctgtaaaaacatttcaatcaaataaacaatttgaagtcagagctttaaaaaaattctacagGTGTAAAAGAGCAGAATCACTTGGCTCCAGAGGAGACAGAAAAATCACAGATACTGTGcatcatttgagctttttttttttatacaatcaATTCGAATGGAAAAGTTGAAAATCTGTTctgtttctgatttgttaaaGAAATTGAAATACATGAGCGCTATTGCACTCACTCTCTTATATCAACCTAAAACCAGAAGAGGCACATCTGCCAAAGCCACCCACAGAGGAGCAATATccaatgatttttgttttcacactttCTAAGTGGCCAATTCCAGATCCCAGAGCTCCCTAATGTTGATGTCACATTTGGGAAAAGAAAGGGGAATTCTGGGAAGAggtcataaaaaaacacatacattaACGACCATCATTGGGTGACAAGGCCTGACTGTCAGTCTAATAATGGGAACGCAATGTCAacactttcaaaaataaaagctttttgcaCCTCCAGCTTCGGAACTGTTTATgtcattgattatttttatgattattgCACTAAAGTGATCCTGCTTTGTAAAACAATTACAGCTGAATGCGGTTGCGGTGAGCATTAGGGAAAAATCTCATAGAATTTACACGTTCATTTGCTcatttatgtttactttttcagttGTAGTGGTAATATTACTTCATgttgtaatattttaaaacatacagggtaaaaaaaaactttaatatttcAGAACTTTTatttaggaaagaaaaaaattattttggggCTACTAAGATCTCTGATCTCTAACACTTCTGACAAAATGAAAAGGAAGAAATTGTCCTCTTATTTCtgtcaaagttttatttttatttttaccagaaATTAGTTATGCAGAACTTTGCAAATATCACAGCTTTGTAGATAAGAAAGACTGCTTAATAATTCCATACAGGCAATTACAAGCCAGCTCAAATTTTGGCAAAGATTCTATTGATGTTGGCATGACAAAGACGTTTTCATCCAAACTGTCAGCAAAAACTATCAGAGATCTGGAACCAAAGAGGCTGCTTGTTTGCTGTTCATTAAACAGAAGGACTCGTGCCCTCCAGGTGTCATCTGTCTGTTTCCCACAATCCACCACAGTAAAGCATCTGGACCCTTCCAGCTTGTGCTTTATATTTATCAAATAACAATATTCTGCcaatttttataaaacaaatacagtgaattatttataacaaaaataaaactaagtaAAAAGAGACAGTCAAATTGTATGTTATTGTACCCATTTctattctgtttctgttttgcatattttattttgaaaattgttctttttttatgtatttatcataCATATATTGAATATATATAAAGTATTTTTGCCAAGTAAAATACCTGCATTAGGCAATCACTTTAGCCAGAGAGTTTATTAGTTTGTCTGCCTTTGATTCCTTTAACCTCATCACTGAATTTTCAATTTAGAAACAAGAGCTTCTGTGAATCAGCCAGTGTGAATTATAAGGTGCTGATTgctttataattgtttttttctgtattttaggGAGGAAAAATGCACAAACTGCATTACAATTAAATCAGAACTGAAAAGATTTAAACTcaaagtgttgtgaggtaaatgtttttatttgggctCCATTCAAGTTTGAagtcaacatttctttaaatatcagtaaataagtaaaagtaaaataaaatgaatgctGAACAGCAGCTTTAGTGGTctgaaaaatagaatagaatagaatctttattttctatagcacttttctcagaGCAAGTCACAAAGTGCTTAACAAAGAGCATAAAAGCATATCAACAcacaaaaagtaataaaatacaataataataatagtaaaataaaacacagtaaaacgtgGTAAAACTAGGactaaatcaactaaaagctctccTAAATAAAAACGGCTTGACCTGAGATTTAAAACACTCAACGGAATCGATTCGACGCAACGACAATGGGAGGGAGTTCCAAAGACGAGGAGCAACAGCTTGCAATGACAGATATCCTTTAGTCTTATAGCGGGTTTTTGGAACGCTTAAAAGATTCTGGTTGGAAGACCTCAATGATCGGGCCGAAGAGTAtggggttaaaaggtcagatAAGTATGTCGGAGCTTGACCATGCAaggctctaaaaactaaaagtagaattttaaaatcaattcgaAATTTGACAGGTAACCAATGTAAAGCAGACAAGAGAGGAGTGATGTGTGTCCGTTTACTTGTTCCTGTTAAAAGCCTCGCTGCAGAGTTTTGGACAAGCTGAAGACGGTTTAGGGAACGTTtgttaaaacaggtaaaaagagagttgcagtaatctaaacgagaggAAATAAAAGCGTGGATAATTGTTTCCAGGTCTGATCGAgacaaaatacttttaaattttGCCACGTTCctcagatgataaaaacagtttttcactaTCTGTTTTGAGTGACTTTCCAGAGACATGGACCTGTCAAACAACACCCCAAGATTTCTGAGGCTTGACTGGACAGAAGAGCTCAGACACCCAAGGCGTTGACTGATGGACGGGATTTTATGATCAGGGGCAAAAATAAGTGTCTCGGTTTTCTGAGTATTTAGGACTAAATGATTACTGTTGTGAAGTGGATAATATTAATACTTATAATGCAGGTGCTATAGTgaaatatatactgtatatattttttgggcAAATCTCTAATAACACTGAGACATTCACCAGGAAGAGATCACTGATATTTTACTTGTTATATTTCTTCTTCTTAGTCTTCCAGTTGTTCCCTTTAGGGGTCAGCAATGAATCCTTCACCTCCATCTAAACCTTTCTTCTGCTTCCTCTTTGCTCACACTAACCACCTCATGTCCTCCATTACATCCAGGAAATACCTTTTTTATGTATGACCTATTTAGAAATttttcaaataagaaaaaaaataaacttcaaagacagaattcaaaaacacaagcacaaaaaaagaaaataaagaagaaagaagaaagtaaaaaagaaggtaaaaataaacaaataaaatacaataattatTCACAATTACAATATACCATGCTACCAATCTATGTCAGAGATTAAACACCTCATACCTGTTAATATGTTTGAGAGTTCAATTTTTAATCCCTTTTACCAACATCAccactgtctctcctctgaatgtgtccaaactttctgcatttatctccaaaacatctaacatgagcTGTTCCTTTTATGTGATCTTTGTCACTctcaaagagaacctcaacatcttcatctctgctaccccCAGCTCTCcctcctgtctctttctcagagTCTCTACAAAATGGCTGCTCTCACCCCACTATTCTACACCTTTTCTTGCACTCTTGCTGACACTCATTTGTCACATATCCCTCCATCTGTCACCCGTTCCAACCTGCTTGCATACACCTCTTCACCTCTTCACACACCTGTTACTCTGAACTGTTGAGTACTTAAAGTCCTCCTacttcttcacctctgctccctgtaacctcaccgTTCCACTTGAGCTCTTCTCATTTACACATAAAAACTCTGTCTTGCTGTGGGAGActttcattcctctcctttaaGGAGCAAAACTCCCCCTCCATATGAGAAatatctgcaaacatcatgatccTCAGAGGTTCTTGTGTAACCACATCTGTCCGTCATCACCACAGAAAATTCTTGTTCACTCAAGCCTGAGCCTTTGTTGTAGTCTCACCTTCACATTCTCTGAAAATGTAACTTAATTAGGGGTATTCATGTAATTGATTTACCTAAAAAGCTGATCATAACTGCTGTTTGGGGGTGGATACTCTCACAGCATTACCTTTGAATTTGATGTTGTATGTTGTAGGACGGCCTAACAAccagatttaacccttgtgctatcttagatgaccccacccttactttgacgtgttctccctaccatgacaaaggtggataaaggtggaaagatttcatgtaatccatggacaccagtgaagatcacaaatcattgaagaaaaaagtttcaaagtTTTCAAAAAGCTTAATCGAATCCTAAAGAGCTGAGTTTGGTCAGATGGAGCAGCAAAATCAACAAacattatcatttttattttaaaagatagCAGTTCCAGTTTCCGTAAATGTGTCACTATATTTgcattttataaagtttttgtATTCTTCACAGACTGgtgtgcaaatatttttataaggGGTTGATGTgatttttatcatgttttggATCGGAACTGAATTAAGGCAAGGTGCACACAAAGTGTGTGTGAGACCCTCTGCTGAGGTgcctgtttttatgtttaggCAGCAAATCCTAAATAGTCTAttttacacacatttgtttaagaaaaatgaatgtaaactGCTCTACGATTTCAATCTTTGGAGTTGAAGGTGGTGTAATAGTTCCAGAAatcctaaaacagaaaaaaactggagCTGCAGTTACTACATGCTCTGGCTGGTTGACTAACAACCAACCAGCCCATCTAATATAGAATAATCTTGCAAAGTAAATAAACTTCAAACACTTTAAACCTTAGATTAATATAattaatgaaaacacaaaactgagCTGTCTTAACGGATTTTTGTAAACTACATTAAAAATGGGAGTGTCTCCTCCCTGATCATCATGGGAGCAGAGTACATGAGTCTCTGAAATTAACTGTTACAGCCTGTGAGTGATGTCTGGCTTCCACTTTAATCTGTTGCCACCCTTCACCAACAGCAGTTGAGTAATCATTTAAATAATGCTATAATTCTCCTTCGCAGATCAAAACATGTATGTTGTGTCCTTTGAAAGTATTGATAATTTATTGCAAAAATTAGAAGCAACAAATAGAATAGACTTGCAAACAAAGACAGAATTTTACAATACTATCAGAAACGTACCATGGCTTTACACAAACACCCTTCACAGAAGAGCAATGTTAATATTAGCTAACAAATACAGACCAGACCACTTTTTCATGGACACTGTATAATGAATTGATGAATATCATCATGCAGATCATTTTCTGAATGTTCAAACTTCTACTTTGAACATCCATATTGAGTTGTTACTAATAGTTTATGGCCACGCCTGTTTGTGTTGGATCAAGTATCAGGGAGGTGCTACAAGCAAAAACGGAGATTCTCTCCACCTTCCTGCAAGATCTGAGAAAGAATTTGACGTTGCTGTTGGACACCAGACTGGTCTACAAAAGGTAAATTTCACTCTACTTTTTCTGCCCAGATATACAGTAAGGACATAATTTATCATCATACCCAAAATGATGTAGCTTTGACAGATTCACCTCTTCTACTTCCAATTATAATACACGTCTAcgtgtaaaacatttaaaatctcaGTCCAgcattctctctctctctctcttctctctttctctgtgtgtgtatatatatatatatatatatatatatatatatatatatatatatatatatatatatatatatatatatatatatattagacaTATATATAACCTGAGAGGCTTTACTTGCACTTTTCTTGCAGTCAAGATGCCAGAAACTGCAGAGGCTGTGTCAGCCACTCTGACCACCAACAGAAATTGCACCATAGAAATTACCAATGGCAGCAGCCACTGCCTCATCAACCCCAAGTAAGTCTGTGAATGCTTCTGCAAGTTTACAACTTGTGAAATTGATTACATTAAAGTGACAATTTAGATCAACTTTAACACCTCTTtattcttttgttattttatccCAGAatgatcaataaagtattttttgttttaacataatttttatTACAAGGTGCTGCTAGTAATCAGTGCAGCTGACTTGATTCGTTTTATTATATcattacaataaaataatattaatatcttTGATGTCTGAAATTAACAAAAAACTACTGATTATAGTCATGGTTTagtaaagttttagttttttgtgtaaTGCAATACAATGTCAGACCTTCAGTTTCGAATTTCCAAAGAAGAGTGAGGATCTCGTGTgactaaaaaaagacaaacaacagaaCCATTAAAAGTTGCTGCTGCCTGCTGTAATTTGTGTCAAGCCTCCACATTTATCTGAGTTTGGCAGGACAGGACATACTTTGGATGAGTGGTTTCATGTGTGGCATTACACCGCTGAGAACATCCACTTATCCATCATACGGTGACATGCACTGCCTCATTGCACATTGCATGCAGGTACACTCACTGTTACTTAGAAGTTCACAGTGGTACCTCCAGTCAAACTCCATCCATCAGCATAAGCTGTTTCACCCCAGAAAGCGCCACTCTCAGAAAGTACACTGACAAACTCCTAAAAACTTAGTGAGATGTGTGTTGGGTTTTTTCCATTCGTATAAGTGGGATTATCAtgatctgtttgttttatttctatcCTCTCTTAGGGTCTACATGAGTAGTGGTTTCTGTTACCATCCACCCCAGCCGACGATTCGAACCACGATGACAGAAGTTTGCTCCTTCACCAAGGATGACCACACTGCCACGGGCGCGGTCGGCCTGCTGACCTACGACTTGCTCCATATGCAGAGTCGAGTTTGCTCACAACGCATGGCCATCATGTTCTCTGTGCCTTTCGACTATAACCTGTACAAGAACCGGCTGGCTGTGGGTGTGGTGGATCCCTCCACTGCCTGCGACAAACATCTGTACGAGCAGATGTACGATGGGAAAGATCTGGGCAACTTCGCCCGTTCTGATGAAAACGGGTGTGGCCTGGAGCATCGAGCGACATCTGTTGATTTGAGAGCGACCATGTCTGCAGTCGGCAAAGCCATCGTTAAAGTGGAGATCTATGATAAAATGCATCATTAAGATGCTGTTTGTTGTTTCTGAATTCAAAGAGTGAATAAACTTCATTGTATCTGACCAAtgctgttttcttaaaaaaataacacgaATAAAAACAAGCTTTATGGAGATGAAGactgattttgctgtcatttttattttgtgtccaCTAAAAGATATCAATATCTGACAACCAGCTCATTGATTCCTCATTACCTTATATCTTGGGCTCACATACAGTGTACACTCCCTTCTCTTTGATTATGGTAATAAAGCATTCAGACTCAGTGCTTCTGGTGGATTATTTTCACTCTATATTCTTTCATTAATACTTATGAacagtaattattttttaatctcttaTTGGGATCCATGCAATTCTAATCAGTGGGAGCAGATGGAACATGGGCAGAGATGTTTTTATAATCGGCACATTTACAATCCAGTTCCTCACTTTCTTACTTGATTGTGGgaaatttgagaaaaaaggtttaacagtggaaaaaaaaatttttgtctTGGCATGCAGTGATTGCTTCATCTTTGTTGCACAACGCCACAGACGCGTGATTTTCCGAAAGCTCTCCATTTTTGCCAACAGCTATAGTCGACCAGACGGGGCGGTGGCACCACTATGGACCTTCGGTGTATCATAGCAGGAAATTGTTCATATCTTTCCCTCACATGGGTGTGTCTGATTAAAGAGGGGAATGCCATCGTTATGATCTGCAGTGCTAGTCATCTTTTAGTCTAAGCCATGGCTTTCAAAGCTGTATGGAAAGAGGGTGTGCCAGGTTTAAATGTGGCAATGCGGCGAGTGGGAGGGTAATTGTCCCGTCCTTGTGAAAAAAAACGATAAATAGATTAACTTCTAGCCCAGGTAACTTCTCCCGCATGCACACTTGGAGCATCTGAGCAGGTAAGTCACCGAGAACAGTGCAGGAACGTTTATTAGAGACAGTACAGGGATGCCTCCTTTGCTCTTGTCTATTTACAGAGTAAGAGTCAGATgagacatttgtttgatttatctCTTGGTTTGTTAATAAAAGGGaagatcattttcttttatgctTGCAGTTTCTTCATTATTGCTTGGTACTTAGAGCTGTAATTGAAGTTTGGCTGCGTCTTATGAGACCGCCGCCATACTCTGATTGTTCACAACTGTTTTGAAATTTCATTAGCCTGTGAAATGCCTCGTCCGTAATTAGCTGTAGTTGATGAGTGCCTTTCAAGGTCAGTGGACTGTCAGCCGAGTTTTGCAGCAGAACAGATGTCAGCTATGTGTTCCATATCATAATCAGGCGCATTCTCTTGACCCTCACGGTGCTTCAAGGAAGAAAAAGACTTGTCCCACCTTTCCTTCTTAGATTCTGCCGGTCCACATCTGAAACATCTTGGTCTTTAAAGCACCTCTGCTGACAATGGAGTCTGCTGAAGCAATAGCAGCTGACgtgaacagcagcagaagtGTGATAGTTGAAATCACAAATCTCACCAACAATTACTGCCTCTTAAACCCCAAGTAAGGATCGTTGGATTCCCTGAATCGAGTCATTTTTTTGTACAAGTTGTGGAATAAATGCTCTCGTTTATTCTTTAGGGTTCACTTTGAACATGGGTTCTCGTACAACCCCCCTCAGCCCAGCGTGGGCCCTCTGAAGACAGAGGTTTGCACTTTCACCAAGTCCAGCGGCACCGCAACTGGAAGCGTCGGCGTCCTCACCTACGACCTTTTCGAGAGGACGCAGAAGGACCACGTTGAAACTCTGGCCATCATGTTCTCAGTTCCCTGGGATTACAACTTGTACAAAAACTGGTTTGCTGTGGGCATCCACAAGAAGGGGCGCAACTGTGAcaaagatttgtttaaacagATGTACTACGAGAAGAAGGAGCGTGAGCATGGCTTTATCAGGGCAGAAGCCACTGGTTCCGGGATCAATTATGTGGGCGACTATCTTGACATCAAGGCCACCATGTGTCCCATGGGCAATGCCATTATGAAAGTAGAGGTGTGGGACAAGTTTTTCCCCCTCATTGGTCAGCAGGTGGTTTAAAACCGCCTTCTCATTTTAACTAGCAGAAGATTTTCTAACATGTTGCATTATTTTACAGCTGTGTTGTTGCTGACTGGTGACTAAATGTCTGAGTTTTACCCTTCGTGAAATCTGGCTCAGACCAAAGTTGAGCTTGTGTTTAAATCCTGGCAGAGCCAACCCTTCTTTGGAGCCAAAGCCAAAGCctcccatgtatttcaatagCATTTCACCTTAAACTGGCGTCTTTGGAAATGGAAATCAAAGCATGCCTCAACCAAGGATGAGGGCAAACAGCTTAATGAAACACACAAAACGCCTGTCCTAACTTACCTTGACATTGCAGTCTGAGGACTGAAATAAACTACTCTGCTAAACCTACTTGTGTCTgactgttgattggctgaagacagctttaaaaaaaatacagactgaactttagaataaaaaaaaatggcactTTTGTGTTTGCCTACGTGAACAATGTTGCAAGTCACCTTCTTTGACATACTGACATTTTACCATGTCCATATTTTTAtgtacatatatttttaaaaggtgATCTAAACACTGATGTTTGCTGATTCTATAGCTTTAGTCACAAGCTGTCAGCgggcgaaaaatgggcaaacctgtgctCAGGTTTGCCTACCCTCTTGACACATAAAATGTCAAGTAGACCGCTCAAGCTAGCAGTAtagtgaaaaaacagaaaactcttAGCAATGAGTAAGaaaagggggtggggttacttatcgccaacagtcccacccacaatttaGAGCCAAATTTATAACGAAGCACCACCGCTCTACAGATACTATAATGTTGGctaaacgacataatcataattaaaagactgctgggaacgcttttattatgatcggagtgggtttttaagttGCGGCTGCTCCCCTTTATGACCCTCCAAAGGTTAACCCCCGTAcggatgcatgtgactaaggcttaagctGTGGCTAAAAAGTTAAATCCCCAGCTTCACTTTGAGCCTGACAACCTGACTGTCTTATTAAAAAAtctttgtcacaaaaaaaaaaatcacctgggTTCTGCCTTTGAGacttaaaaacattattaaaataaCAATCATACATATATAACAATGAAAATATCacaaactttaattttatttaatgaaaaaaagtcaaatttgacatctatttcattttgtttgaatGTTGTGTGAGTGTGCCGTCACCGACCTTGTAAAAAAATACAGGGATTCATGTCAAAAtatgcaaaaaccttttttcttaataaacattgagtgtaaaaatataaagttccaccattttttttaaatctaaatactGTCATTTGGATTGGTATTGTAGCAATTGTGGCCTATGAGATTTAATATCAGCTTTTTACTGCTTTTGCAGCATTAACTGCTCCAGGCACAAAAGACACTCAGATCAAAGGTTTTGCTTGCCTTCACATTATACATATTACAGAAGCATAAAGTAGATCTGTTTGGGCTCAATCCCTGATGTTTTGTTGAACGACACATTGGAGTAATGGCACACAGTTCAGAGTAAACAGCTGAGTacaataaaagttttgtttgtaaaaacctgtaaagaGAAGATACCTTTAAGACGTTCCCGTCACATCTTTGCTTTCCGTCACTTTGCAGgttcatgtttgtgtgaaacTGTTCACATCATGCATTTGTGTAGTTGTATGCATTTCCACGACCGGTATGCACATGTTTCCATTGCTTTTGTTGCACATCGTTGTGCAGCCGCACCAATGCCTGCTCTGACAGCCTGCTCacagaaattctgttttttcctttggtgATTAGAGAGGAAACCCATTCAAAAAACCAAGCAGGATTTTGTCTGTTGTATTCTAAGCAGCTAAAAAAGAGAGTTatcagaaaaatatatattcctGAGCAGGTGAAAATGAGCATTTGTGTTCTGCAATTGTGGACGACAACACACATCAAATGCTGCCAAACTAAcgtgctttttctttaaaaagaaatgaaccgactcatttaaatgaaaagtttaGAAAAGCAGCTGCAACATTAAAGTTTAAATTCCTGTATTCAGGAGGCAGCAGTCAGCTGAGGACAAAAAAGACCATTATGGGTTCAATTCAATTGCAGGCAAAAGTGCATTGATAAGAAAGAGAAAATAgctaataaataaactttttaaaatcaaacgaACCCAGAAATATCATTCATACCCCTTACCTCATTCATATTTAACCTCATTAATATTTAACACAGTGAAAAATTGCTGCTACggaaatgaaaaaatagaatttgTTTACATTGGTGCAGGCTTTTCAAACCGTTTAACCTTTCACAAATAAAGAtaatttgatgtaattttagGTTGACTGGatgttttttctggttttttttttcaataaatgtaacTTGGGATAGAGCTGCAAGTTTAGTAAAACTGAATGTGTTCAAACTTGAATATaatttttgttataaaaattgAATGAGTgttttttaaagggcctatataaCAGCAATAATTGACTAATCAGCAGCTGTTATTTCTCTGTGTAACACTTTGACAAAAGGACCACATTTTGAGTCTCTACAACTCAGTTTGCTGTGCAAGAATGCCATCTAGGGGCGGccatttttgtcaaaatcacagctgtgcaaaaaacaaaacaaaaaaacacagtttgatttaaaagtatatatgttttgtgcagcatatttaaaaaataaaatgattgcaCATTTGTGAGTATGATTTTAGGGAGAACAGATGACCACGTTTAACAATTTTAATGTAGTTACCCCTACTTTCTCCTCGCCTCATCATTTCAACTacaaacatgtctgaaacaTTTAGAGGGACTTTGATCAACTTCATCCTACTTTTGACCTGACAAGAGTCAAGCTGACAACAGGGTTGTCTCCATCTTAGCTAATTTCACCTTAAtcttaaaaccaacaaaaaatacaCTTACAATGAAAAGATATCTGGGCtaagcttttttgtttatttttcttgttgaaATATTACACCGGGCATATTTCACAGTTTGTTTGGCTGATTCAAACAGGTCACGTTGATCTTGGCAAGCTGTGAGAATCGCTTCACTTCTAAATTTGTTATTTCGGAACCTCTCTGGCTGCAGACTGACACAAATGTGTATCGAGTAACAATAGATCATTTACAGTTGAACCAAAAaca includes:
- the LOC105354599 gene encoding bryoporin, whose amino-acid sequence is MPETAEAVSATLTTNRNCTIEITNGSSHCLINPKVYMSSGFCYHPPQPTIRTTMTEVCSFTKDDHTATGAVGLLTYDLLHMQSRVCSQRMAIMFSVPFDYNLYKNRLAVGVVDPSTACDKHLYEQMYDGKDLGNFARSDENGCGLEHRATSVDLRATMSAVGKAIVKVEIYDKMHH
- the LOC101165734 gene encoding DELTA-sagatoxin-Srs1a; the protein is MESAEAIAADVNSSRSVIVEITNLTNNYCLLNPKVHFEHGFSYNPPQPSVGPLKTEVCTFTKSSGTATGSVGVLTYDLFERTQKDHVETLAIMFSVPWDYNLYKNWFAVGIHKKGRNCDKDLFKQMYYEKKEREHGFIRAEATGSGINYVGDYLDIKATMCPMGNAIMKVEVWDKFFPLIGQQVV